AGCCTGAGTTCGCTCTACGGCTCCATCCGGTCGCGGGCCCCTCAGGCGCGTGTCGTGGTGCTGGGCTACCCGCGCTTCTACCAGCTCAGCGGCAGCTGCATCGCCGGGCTCTCGGAGAACGAGCGGGCCGCCATCAACAACGCGTCCAACGTCCTGAACAGTGTCATCGCCAAGCAGGCGGCCAACTCCGGGTTCGCGTTCTCCAGCGTGGTGGACGAGTTCACCGGGCATGAGCTGTGCTCCGGTGACGCATGGCTCAACAGCGTGACGATCCCGGTCTACAACTCGTACCACCCCAAGGCCGCCGGACAGTCGGGCGGCTATCTTCCGGCCTTCCGCTCGGCCGCGTAGGACGCGGACGAGGGAGGTACAGGAGCAAGTGCGGCGGGCCCCCGGAGGCACTTCCGGCCGCCCGCCGCACTTCTCCGTTGCCTCCCCCCTCAGTACCGCTCCACGAGATGCTCCCGGCCCGCCGGGGGCTCGTAGGGCTCGGGCCAGAAGTCGGTGATCTCGCTGATCCGCCCCTGCGCGTCGAACGTGAAGAAGTGAATGGCGTGCAGCTCCTGCGGGCCGACCGAGAAGAGCGTCCGGACAGCCACCTGCTGCCCCTCCTGGTCGGCCACGACCCGTTCGACACGGACGTGCCAGTCCCCCGGGTACTCCCGGTTGAACTGTATGTACCGCTCCTTGCCGCGGATGCGTTCGCGCGTCTGCGGCAGGTCGTACAGCACCTCGTCGGCGAGCGTCGTGGCGAAGGTGTCCCAGTCGCGGTCGTCGGCCGCGGTCCAGTACGTCTCCGCCGCGGCGCGCAGATCAGCAGTCGTGGTCATGGGTCGAGTGTGAACCCCACCACTGACAACGGGCCTTGAGCGCCGGACTTCGCATTCCGCATCCGGTCAGGAGCCGGCCGGCCGGGATGCCTTGATCGAGTACATCAGCGGGATGCGCGGCCGGTCTACGGGGAAGCGGTAGAGGCCGTCGCCCTGCCGCTCCAGCGCGGTGAAGCGGGCGAAGAGCGAGACGTCGTGCTCGTGCAGGAACTCGATCCGCAGCCCGGCGGCGGCCAGCGCCGACACCACGTCGCCGATCGGGTGCTGCCATTCGACGCTGCGGTTGTGGACGGTCGGTGCGTCGAAGTCCGCGTACGTGCCCGGCGTCTCGTCCACCCATGCGTCGCGGCTGAAGTAGTCGTGCTCGACCGTCGTGCCGGTCGAGTCGTCGAGGCAGTCCGTGAGCGGATGGAACTCCGCGAGATAGAGGAAGCCGCCGGGCGCCACGAGCGATGCGGCGGTCTCGGCCCAGCGCCGGATGTCGGGCAGCCAGTTCAGCGCGCCGACGCCGGTGTAGACGATGTCGTACGACGGGTCCGGGACGGCCTCCGCGGCGTCATGGACATCGGCGGCGACGAACGCCGCCCGGTCCTGGCCGAACCCCAGCTCACGGGCCAGGCCGCGCGCGGTCTCGACGGCCGGTTCGGAGAAGTCCAGACCGACGGCGCGCGCGGCGCCGTGCCGGGCCCAGGAGAGGGTGTCGAGCCCGATGTGGCACTGCAGGTGCAGCAGCGACCTGCCCGTGACATCACCGACCTCGGCGAGCTCGAACGGGCGCAGGGCGTCCTTGCCGGCGCGGAAGGAATCCAGGTCGTAGAAGTCGCTCACGGCATGGATGGGGACGCGCTCGTCCCAGCGCGCGCGGTTGGCCTCGTGCCAGTCGGCAGGGGTCGGTGCATAGATGTCCGGGAGGTTATCCACAGGCTGCGGACGATGCGAACGGATTGTCGGCGTTCCGGCGCAGAATGGGGGACATGACTGAGATCACTGGCTCGACGGCCCCCGGCACACCGGCGACCGCCTCCGCTCCCGCGACCGCTCCCGCACCGGCGACCGCCTCCGTCCCGGAGTGGGAGCAGCGTTTCCGGGCGCCACGGGTGTCCTTGCCCGACTGGGCGGAGGACGCGCCGGACCGCGCGCTGTTCGTCTCCAATGCCACGGGGACGTACGAGCTGTACGCATGGGACCGTGCCACCGGCGAGCAGCGCCAGGTGACCGACCGGCCGAACGGCACGACGGACGGCGTGCTGACACCGGACGGCGAGTCGATCTGGTGGTTCAGCGACACCGATGGTGACGAGTTCGGGGTGTGGATGCGTCAGCCGTTCCACGGCGGCGGGGGCGCGGAGCCGGTGGACGAGCCGGCGGCCCCCGGTCTCGGTGCCTCGTACCCGGCCGGGCTCGCGATCGGGCGGGACGGGACGGCGGTGATCGGCCGCTCGACCGACGAGGACGGGACGACGATCCATGTCGTACGGCCCGGGGCGGCTCCCGTCGAGATCTACCGCCACCGCGAGTCGGCGGGCGTCGGTGACCTGTCGTACGACGGGTCGCTGATCGCGCTGGAGCACACCGAGCACGGCGATGCGATGCACTCCGCGGTGCGCGTGGTGCGGCCCGACGGGTCGACGGTCGCCGAACTGGACGACACCGAGGGCGGTACGAAGGAGCTGGGCCTGTCCGTGCTGGGCTTCGCCCCCGTCGCCGGGGACACGAGGCTGCTGGTCGGGCATCAGCGGCGGGGCCGCTGGGAGCCGATGATCTGGGATCCGACGACGGGCGAGGAGACGGACCTCGCGCTCGACCTGCCCGGCGATGTGAGCGCCGAATGGTATCCGGACGCCTCCGCTCTGCTGGTCGTGCACGGCTTCGAGGCCCGCAGCGACCTGTGGCGGTACGAGCCGGGTGCGGGCGGCGCTCCTGTCCGGGTGGAGACCCCCGCGGGTTCGGTGTCCGGTGCCACGGCCCGGCCGGACGGCACGGTGGAGTACCTGTGGTCGTCGGCCGCGCAGCCGCCCGTCATCCGGTCCACCTCGGGTGCGGTGGTGCTCGATCCGCCGGGCATGAAGGCTCCGGCGTCCGTGCCGGTGGAGGACGTGTGGGTGGACGGGCCCGGGGGCCGCGTCCACGCCCTCGTCCAGCGGCCCGCCGCCTCGGCCGAGGGCCCGTTTCCCACGGTCTTCGAGATCCACGGCGGGCCCACGTGGCACGACAGCGACGCCTTCGCTTCCGGCCCCGCCGCGTGGGTGGACCACGGTTACGCGGTCGTCCGGGTCAACTACCGCGGCTCCACCGGATACGGCCGCGCCTGGACGGACGCGCTGAAGCACCGGGTCGGCCTGATCGAGCTGGAGGACATCGCCGCGGTGCGGGAGTGGGCGGTGAAGTCCGGGCTCGCGGACCCGGCGAAGCTGGTCCTGGCCGGTGGCTCCTGGGGCGGCTATCTGACCCTGCTCGGCCTCGGTACGCAGCCGGACGACTGGGCCGTGGGCCTGGCGGCGGTCCCGGTCGCCGACTACGTCACGGCGTATCACGACGAGATGGAGGACCTGAAGGCAATGGACCGCACGCTGCTGGGCGGCACGCCGGAAGAGGTCCCCGAGCGCTTCGAGGCCTCGTCCCCGCTGACGTACGTGGACGCCGTGCGGGCGCCGGTCTACATCTCGGCGGGCGTCAACGACCCGCGCTGCCCGATCCGCCAGGTCGAGAACTATGTGGACCGGCTGAGCGGCCGTGCCGCGGTGCACGAGGTGTACCGGTACGACGCGGGACACGGTTCGCTCGTCGTGGAGGAGCGGATCAAGCAGTTCCGGCTGGAACTCGACTTCGCCCGGCGCCACCTGACCGGCAACCCCGGCCAGTAGCCGCATCGGTACCCGGAACGCCGCTACAGAACTCTGCTCCGACGCCTCACTCCGGCCCCCCGCTCCGGGTGGCCGGAGCGGGGACCGTACCTTGGAGGGGTGTACCGGTTCCTGCTGACCCCGCGATGGTGGGGGATCAACCTCTTCGTCGTGCTGGCCATCCCGTTCTGCGTGTTCATGGGCACCTGGCAGCTCGGCCGCTTCGAGGACCGCGTGCAGACGCACGACGCCGCCGAGAAGCAGCCCGCCCCGGGCACGAGACCCGCCAAGCCGATCGACGACCTCCTGCCCGTCGACACGGTGACCTCCGGCCGCCCCGCCACCGCCACCGGCCGGTACGCCGACCAGTTCCTGGTGCCCGGACGGGAGTTGGACGACAAGAGCGGCTTCTACGTCCTGAACATGCTCCGTACGGACGGCGGCAAGGCCCTGCCGGTGGTGCGCGGCTGGCTGCCCGGCAAGCCCGGCGGCACCGCCGTTCCCGCCGCACCGACCGGTGAGGTCACGGTGACGGGCGACCTCCAGGCGTCCGAGAACGCGAGCACCGAGGGCGTCGACACGGCGGGCGGACTACCGGACGGCCAGCTCGGGATCATCAGTGCCGCGTCCCTGGTCAATCTCGTCCCGTACGACGTCTACGACGCATGGGTGACGCTCCAGGACGCCAACGCCAACGCCAACACCGGCACCGGCACCGGCACCACGAGCACCACCCGTGCGCTGCGTCCCGTGCCGGCCGCCGCGCCGCAGGGCACCGGGCTCGATCTGAAGGCCTTCCAGAACCTCGGCTACACCGGCGAGTGGTTCGTCTTCGCCGGGTTCGTGCTCTTCATGTGGTTCCGGCTGGTCCGCCGCGAGGCCGAAGCGGCACGGGACCTGAAGCTGGGCCTGGTCGAAGAAGCGGCCACAGACACGGGCACGGGCACAGTCGCAGCCGCAGTCGCAGCCGCAGAAGCCGATCCCGCCGCAGTGAGCACGCGCTGAGTACGCGGCCTACGCCGTACTCCCCGCCCCCGCGTCACGTCGTGGGGGACAACACCCCGGTCCGGTAGATCGTGCCGGCGCAGGCGTTGGCGATCTTCGCCTCCGCGACCGGCGCCCCGGCCTCCGGTGTGTGCGTCACGGCAACGCTGCCGTCCAGCACCCCGCCGCCGTCCTCGCTGCCGAACTGTGCGGCGGTGCCCGTGGTCCCATCCGTGGTGCCCGTACTGCTGCCCGCGGCAGAGGCGCCGCCCGCGCCGTCCGTCGGTGTCGGGCTCGGTGTGCCTCCGTCGGTCGGACATGTGTCCTTCGGTACCCAGGCGAACTTCACCTCGTACGACATGGACGGCTGCAGCAGTACCGTCCCCTGCTCCCGCGAGGGGTCGGGCAGCCCGGCCGCCGCGTCTCCCGCGGTGTGCTGGACGACGCTGATCTTGGCCGGATCGGCCGCGCCCATCGCCTCGAAGCCCACGCTGCCGCTGCTGCTCACCGAACAGCCCGTGCCGGAGACATTGGAGATCCGGAAGGTGCCGTACACCGTGCCGTCGGCACCCGCCGCACCCGTCTCGGCCGAGGCGACGCCGAGCTGCCCCGGGTCGCAGGTCGGCAGGGAGGCCGCCACGGTGGCGGCCGGGTCGGTGACCCCGCCGACCAGGTTGCCGTCGGCGCCCTGGCCGCGGCTGTCGGACGGACTGCTGCTGCTCTCCGGCTGGTTCCCGCCGTTGTTGTGACCGTCGATACTGCCGCCGCTGCTCTTCCCGCCGCCCTCCGAGCCGTTCTCGGTGCCGTTGCCGCCCTGCGTCTGCTCACCGTGTCCGGCTATCGACGGGTTGGCGGTGTTCGAGCCGCCGGAATTCGCGACATGGACGAAGGCGGGGACCGCGGTGCCGATGAGCAGCGCCGCAGCCGCCATGCCGACGACGGCCTGCCGCCGCCTGGCGCGCCGGACGGGCACGGCGCGGTACAGACGGTCGAGAGTGCCGTCGCTGGGTTCGAGGTTCTGGACGGCCCCGCGCAGCATGCGGCGCAACGCGACCTCGTCCAGGTCGAGACCGCCACCGGGGACGTCACCGAAGACGCCATCGCCGCCGACGCCGGAGCCGCTCACGGACGCGAGGTCCCGATCCGCATGCCCCGCACCCGCGCCTGCACCCGTACTCGCGCCCCTGCCCGTACCCGAATCGGGTTCGTCCGGGTTCTCAGCTGAGGCGCTCTCCGGCCCGTCGTTCACAATTCCGTTTCCAGTCCGGTCAGTCCGGTCAGTCCGGTCGATCCGAGGCTCACCCTCGTGGCCGTTCTCGTTCCCGTGGAAGCGCCGACTCATCCCTGCGCCTCCATCACGACGCGCAGCGCCGCGATCCCACGGGAGCCGTAGGCCTTGACCGAGCCCAGGGAAATACCCAGCGTCTCGGCCACCTGGGCCTCCGTCATGTCCGCGAAGTAACGCAGCACCAGCACCTCTCGCTGGCGCCGTTGCAGCCCCCGCATCGCTTTGATCAGCGCGTCCCGCTCCAGCTGGTCGTACGCGCCCTCCTCAGCGCTCGCCATGTCCGGCATGGGCTTGGACAGCAGCTTCAGCCCGAGGATGCGGCGGCGCAGCGCGGAGCGCGACAGGTTGACGACGGTCTGGCGCAGATACGCGAGTGTCTTCTCGGGGTCCCGTACCCGGTTGCGCGCCGAGTGCACGCGGATGAACGCCTCCTGCACGACGTCCTCACATGAGGCGGTGTCATCCAGGAGCAGAGCCGCGAGGCCGAGCAGCGAACGGTAGTGGGCCCTATAGGTCTCGGTGAGATGGTCGACGGTGGTTCCAGCAGCCACGCTCTCCTCAGCGCCCTCGCGCTGCGACGGCAGCCGCGTCGGCCGCGCAGCGGGCATGGGCGCAATCACCGGCATACCGCCGGGTGCGCGGGGCCGTCTGAGCGGTCGCACCGAAGCGCCGCGCAGGGGGCCCACCACTGTGATATCGAGAACCTCTGCCACGCCAGTTGGACACGTTTCCCCCCGTCAGGGTTGTACGCGCGAGGCACCGCGTTCGACGCGATGCGACATGCCCTCATACGTACCTGCTCTTCCCCAAATGCCCCGAATGCGCCGAACGTATCCAGCCGCCTGCGCCCCGCCGCGCAAGAAGTGACCGCATAGACGCGTGTTCTCCGGCCTGCGGTTGCAACAGGCCGAAAGGTCATCGTCGGATACCCCGACGTCCCAGCTCAAGAGGTTCAGACCTGCAACTTGCTCACAGCGCTTTCACAGAACGTACAAATCAGGTTCGATCAGGACCAGGGGAATTCGGCAGCCACCGATTCGGCGATCTGCGCCACGTTCAGCGCCGCGCCCTTGCGGAGGTTGTCGCCGCAGACGAACAGTTCCAGACCCCGGGGATCGTCCAGTGACCTGCGCACTCGCCCGACCCAGGTCGGGTCGGTGCCGACGACGTCGGACGGTGTCGGGAAGTCTCCCGCCGCCGGGCTGTCGTACAGCACCACGCCCGGGGCCGTCGCCAGGATCTCGTGGGCCCGGTCGACCGCGATCTCGTTCTCGAACCGCGCGTGCACGGACATCGAGTGCGTCGCGATGACGGGTACGTACACACACGTCGCCGCCACCCGCAGGCCCGGCAGGTCCAGGACCTTGCGGCACTCCTCGCGGATCGCCAGCTCCTCCGAGGACCAGCCGTCCCCGGCCTCGGTCCCGGCCCAGGGCACCACATTGAGGGCCACCGGCGCGGCAAAGGGGCTGCCTTCCGTGTCCCCCACGGCCCGGCGTACGTCTCCGGGCTTCGTGCCCAGTTCCGTACCGGCCACCATCGACAGCTGTTCACGCAGGGCCGCGACGCCGTCCCGGCCGGCCCCGCTCACCGCCTGGTACGAGGAGACGACCAGTTCCCGCACCCCGAATTCGGCGTGCAGCGCACCGACGGCGACGATCAGCGAGAGCGTCGTGCAGTTCGGGCTCGCGACGATGCCGCGCGGCCTGATCCGTACGGCGTGCGGGTTGATCTCGGGCACGACCAGCGGAACGTCCGGGTCCAGCCGGAAGGCGGCGGAGTCGTCGATGACGACCGTGCCCTTGGCGGCGGCGATCGGCGCCCACTGCGCGGAGACGGCGTCGGGCACCAGGAACAGCGCCACGTCGATGTCGTCGAAGACGTCCTCGGTGAGTGCGAGGACCTCGCTCTCCTCACCGCGTACGACCAGCTTGCGGCCGGCGGAACGCGGCGAGGCGATCAGCTTCACCTCGCCCCAGACATCCGCGTGCTGCGAAAGGATCTGGAGCATGACACCGCCGATCGCCCCGGTCGCTCCGACGACCGCGAGCGAAGGGCGGCGTGTGGTCATCGGCCGGTGCCCCCGTAGACGACGGCCTCATCGGAATCGCTGTCGAGACCGAAGGCGGTGTGCACGGCGCGCACGGCCTCGTTGACGTCGTCGGCGCGGGTGACCACCGAGATGCGGATCTCGGATGTCGAGATCAGCTCGATGTTCACACCGGCGTCCGAGAGCGCCTCGAAGAAGCCCGCGGTGACGCCCGGGTTGGTCTTCATGCCGGCGCCGACCAGGGAGATCTTGGCGATCTGGTCGTCGTAGCGCAGCGACTCGAAGCCGATGGTGGCGCGGTTGCGCTCCAGGGCGTCAATGGCCTTGCGGCCCTCGGCCTTCGGCAGCGTGAACGAGATGTCGGTCAGACCGGTCGCCGCGGCGGAGACGTTCTGCACCACCATGTCGATGTTGACTTCCGCGTTCGCGATGGTGCGGAAGATCGCGGCGGCCTCGCCCGGCTTGTCGGGCACGCCGACGACGGTGATCTTGGCCTCGGAGACGTCATGGGCGACTCCGGAGATGATCGCGTGCTCCACCTTCTGGTCCCCTTGCGGCTCGTTGCTGACCCAGGTTCCGCGCAGTCCGGAGAAGGACGAGCGGACGTGGATCGGGATGTTGTAGCGGCGTGCGTACTCCACGCACCGGTGCAGCAGTACCTTGGAGCCGGACGCGGCCAGCTCCAGCATGTCCTCGAAGGAGATCCAGTCGATCTTCTTCGCCTTCTTCACGACGCGGGGGTCCGCGGTGAAGACACCGTCCACATCGGTGTAGATCTCACAGACCTCGGCGTCCAGCGCGGCCGCGAGCGCGACGGCGGTGGTGTCGGACCCGCCGCGGCCGAGGGTGGTGATGTCCTTCTTGTCCTGGGACACGCCCTGGAACCCCGCGACGATCGCGATGTTCCCCTCGTCCAGCGCCGTACGGATACGGCCGGGCGTCACATCGATGATGCGCGCTTTGTTGTGGACCGAGTCGGTGATGACGCCCGCCTGGCTGCCCGTGAACGACTGGGCCTCGTGGCCCAGGTTTTTGATCGCCATCGCCAGCAGGGCCATGGAGATCCGCTCTCCGGCGGTCAGCAGCATGTCGAACTCACGCCCGGCAGGGATCGGGGATACCTGCTCGGCGAGATCGATCAACTCGTCCGTCGTGTCGCCCATCGCTGACACCACGACAACCACCTGGTTGCCGTTCTTCTTGGCATCGACGATTCGCTTGGCGACGCGCTTGATGCCCTCGGCATCGGCTACGGAGGAGCCTCCGTACTTCTGCACGACAAGGCCCACGTGCGCTCCTCGCTCAGTCCGTTACTGCGGTCGCCTCAGTTTAACGAGCTGTCCGGAATCACCCGGCAGATACCACATGGTGAGATATCCCGCTCAACACGTGATCATCGGCGTGTCGCCCGAAGCCCCGCTGCGCCGGGCACTGCTCATCGGCCGTTACTGCACCGGGCGCAGCCCCAGCGGCCCCGCGATCTCCTCGGCCATCACGCGGCCCGCCTCCTCGGCCAGCTCGTCGTCGACGGTCTCCGAGTCCGTGTCCAGGCCGTCCAGCTCCTGGAGAGGCTGGTTGAGGCGGATGTGGGCGATCAGGGACTGGAGGGCGCGCAGGGTGGCGGATGCGGTGGAGCCCCAGTTGGAGAAGTAGGAGAACTGCCACCACCACAGGGCCTCGGTCGTGCGGTGCGCCTCGTAGTGGGCCAGACCGTGGCGCAGGTCGGTGACCAGGTCGGCCAGGTCGTCGGAGATACGGGCCGGGACCGGGGCCTTGCGGGGCTCGTACGGGTCGAAGACCTCGGAGTAGACGTCGATCGGCTCCAGCAGGGCGGCGAACCGCTCGCGCAGGCCGTCGGCGTCCGGCTCCGCGCCGAGGTCCGGCTCGTAGCGCTCGTCGGGGACGATGTCCTCGTACGCGCCGAGCCTGCCGCCGGCCAGCAGCAGCTGGGAGACCTGGAGCAGCAGGACCGGGACGGCCTCCTCGGGCTCCTCGACCCTGGACACCTCTGTGACGGCGACGATGAACGTCTTGATCTGGTCGGCGATCTGGACGGCGAAGTCGTCCGGGTCATGCGTGACGGAGTTCAGCGTGGCGTCAGACATCGAGGGGACCTCCCGTGGGCACGGTCGCGAACGGTGAGTAGAACATAGCGTCGCTGAACGTAAAGCCGTCGTGAGCCGATGCAAGAACATCGGGAGTCGTGATCGTGAAGGTTTCAGACATCGAGCAGGCGCCTCCCCTCGAAGGCGCGGCCCAGGGTGACCTCGTCCGCGTACTCCAGGTCGCCGCCCACCGGCAGCCCGCTGGCCAGCCGCGTCACCCGCAGGCCCATCGGCTTGATCATCCGCGCCAGGTACGTCGCGGTGGCCTCGCCCTCCAGGTTCGGGTCGGTCGCCAGGATCAGCTCCGTGATCGAGCCGTCGGCGAGACGGGCGAGCAGCTCGCGGATGCGCAGATCGTCGGGTCCGACGCCCTCGATCGGGCTGATCGCGCCGCCGAGCACGTGGTACTTGCCCCGGAACTCGCGGGTCCGCTCGATCGCGACGACGTCCTTCGGCTCCTCGACCACACAGATGACCGTCTGGTCGCGGCGCGCGTCCCGGCAGATGTTGCACTGCTCCTGCTGGGCGACGTTGCCGCAGACCGAACAGAACCGGACCTTGTCCTTGACCTCAAGGAGGGCATGGGCGAGGCGGCGCACATCGGTCGGCTCGGCCTGCAGGATGTGGAAGGCGATCCGCTGCGCGCTCTTGGGACCGACGCCGGGCAGCCTGCCCAACTCGTCGATGAGGTCCTGAACCACGCCTTCGTACAACGGAACGCCTTCCTGGATGAGCTATGAATACATCGGATCAGAAGAGTCGGAAGAGGAAGAGTCGAAGGAGTCAGAAGGGGAGGCCGGGCATGCCGCCCAGGCCCTGGGCCAGCGGGCCCAGCTTCTGCTGCTGAAGCTGCTGCGCGTTCTCGTTCGCCGCCTGGACCGCCGCGACGACGAGGTCCGCGAGCGTCTCGGTGTCCTCCGGGTCGACGGCCTTGGGGTCGATCACCAGAGCACGGAGCTCGCCGGAGCCGGTCACGGTCGCCTTCACCAGACCGCCACCCGCCTGGCCGTCGACCTCGGTCCTCGCCAGTTCCTCCTGGGCCGCGGCGAGGTCCTGCTGCATCTTCTGGGCCTGCTGCAGCAGCTGCTGCATATTGGGCTGACCACCACCGGGAATCACGGTCACTCCTGGCAATTCGACGACAAAAAAGTTTCGGTACGCCGAGCCTACGTGGTCACCGCTCAGCGCGCCCCACCCACTGGCGAGCAACTCTTTCGAGTGAGTTTCTTGCAACGTCGGCGAGAGTCCTATACCTGATCACAGGCCCTGCGCACCCGGGAATACCGCGATTTCGACCCCACGGCCCACCATTCGGCGGTAGGAAGGGCATGCGCATCAGGACACCCAGGTACACCGCTCGTCACGCAAGGTTACGTTCGCGGGACAGTCGGCCACGCCGGAGAGCAGTGATCAGCCCCACCGTCGAGCACACCGCCAGACATCAGGCGCCGCTACGCAGAATGCAGAGGAGTACCCCGGTGAGTCAGCCGGAGATGCAGCCCGAAGGGCCGCCCCGCAACGAGCCCGGTTCGGCCGGTTCCTCCGGTTCGGGCTCCGGCGCACACGTCCGGGGCGCGCGGGGCCGGGATCTGACCGGTACGCCGTTCCCGCTCGGCGACTGGGGCGAACCCGCCGAACGCCTCGACGAGCTGTACCGCTGGGTCGAGGCCGACGCACTGCGTACCGCCGACTGGTATCTGCGCGACCGCGTGTGGAAGCGGCTCGGGGCCAGGGCGCTGCGGATCGGTACGGCGGCCGGGGCGGTGGCGGGCGCCGCGCTGCCGCTGCTCGATCTCACCGGGGCGCTGAGCGGGGCGGCGGGCTGGGGCTATCTGTCGCTGCTGCTGGGCGCCGCGTGCATGGCGTTCGACCGGTACTTCGGCCTGACCTCGGGCTGGATAAGAAACCTCGCGACCGCCCAGGCCGTGCAGCGACGCCTCCAGGTGCTCCAGTTCGACTGGGCGTCGGAGTGCGTACGGGAGGTGCTCGGCCCGACCGAGGGGACGGCCAGCGAGGCGGCCGAGCGGTGTCTGGGGGTGCTGCGGCGGTTCTCGGAGGACATCACGGAGCTCGTACGGACCGAGACCGCGGACTGGATGGTGGAGTTCCGGGCCGGTCCCGCGCCGATGGGAATGCAGGCGCTTTCGTCGGGCAGCGGGGGCGTGGGGCGTACGGACCAGGGGGCGTCGCCGGGACGGTTCCCGCTGCAGACCATGGCCCGGCCGAACATGCCGCGGCAGCGGCCTCCGGAGTCACCCCGGTGATCCCACCGCGGTGACGCCGGAGGCGCCCGCCCAGTCTCTGGCGGTACGCAGTACTCAGGGCGCCCGCTTCTGATTCAGCTGAAGATGATCATGGAGCCTTGGGCAAGGCTGCGGGTGGCCGCCGCGTGCAGGCCCAGCCAGACGTGCCGCTCACGGGCGAACGGGCTGTCGTCGTACGGAATCGGGCCCGCCGGTTCCTCCAGTGAGGTCGGTCCGACGGGCGGCAGCGGGGCGGCCGGCGGGTTCGCCGGGTCGATGCCGATGGACGGGGCGACGAACTCCAACTCCCGCAGCAGCCCGTGCGCGGAGCCGAGCGGGCCGCCGCCCGCCAGCAGGTCGTCGTTGGAGAGCGGGGCTGCGAAGTCCAGCGGGACGTACGCCCCCGCGTGGTCGTAGTGCCAGACGAGGTGGGACTGCTGAGCCGTCGCCTCGAACATCTCCAGCAACTGCTCGTAGTCCCCGCCCAGTTCGTCGACGGGCGTGACGGCGAGGCCGCTGAGCTGGAGCAGATAGGCGCGGCGCAGGAAGTGCAGTGCGTCGTAGTCGAAGCCCGCGATCGGGGCGACGTCGCCGGTCAGGCCCGGCATGTAGGCGTACACGGGAACGGGCGGCAGTCCGGCCTCGCCCAGTGCCTTGTCGTAGACGGCTATCTCTTCGGCGAACGGGTTGTCGGGGCTGTGGCACAGCACATCGACGAGGGGAACCAGCCACAGGTCACAGGCCACGAAGTCTCGCTCTCCCACGGGGTGCACATCGGAGTATTCACAACGGTCGGGACAGCGTAATGCGGTGGGGTCGTCGCGCACAGTGGCCGGTGGTCACGGATGGGGGTCGGCGGAGGCCGCCTGCTGCGGATCATGGCCCGCCGAGTGCTCGGGAGTTCCCGCCGGAGTCCCGGCGCGGGTGCCCGCCCGGGCCTTCGACTCAAGCCGGTCCGCCCAGTTCAGCGCGTGCGCGTTGAAGCCGTCCAGCGCCGCGCGCACCGCGTCGTGGTCGCCGAGCGAGATCGCCGCGACCAGGGCCGGGTGGCCGTCCCAGAGCGCGTCCCGGGCGTCCGGGTCATTGCGCAGATAGGGCACCGCGAACACCCACGCCTGGACG
This sequence is a window from Streptomyces sp. NBC_01217. Protein-coding genes within it:
- a CDS encoding DUF5063 domain-containing protein, which codes for MSDATLNSVTHDPDDFAVQIADQIKTFIVAVTEVSRVEEPEEAVPVLLLQVSQLLLAGGRLGAYEDIVPDERYEPDLGAEPDADGLRERFAALLEPIDVYSEVFDPYEPRKAPVPARISDDLADLVTDLRHGLAHYEAHRTTEALWWWQFSYFSNWGSTASATLRALQSLIAHIRLNQPLQELDGLDTDSETVDDELAEEAGRVMAEEIAGPLGLRPVQ
- the recR gene encoding recombination mediator RecR, which gives rise to MYEGVVQDLIDELGRLPGVGPKSAQRIAFHILQAEPTDVRRLAHALLEVKDKVRFCSVCGNVAQQEQCNICRDARRDQTVICVVEEPKDVVAIERTREFRGKYHVLGGAISPIEGVGPDDLRIRELLARLADGSITELILATDPNLEGEATATYLARMIKPMGLRVTRLASGLPVGGDLEYADEVTLGRAFEGRRLLDV
- a CDS encoding SLATT domain-containing protein; translation: MQPEGPPRNEPGSAGSSGSGSGAHVRGARGRDLTGTPFPLGDWGEPAERLDELYRWVEADALRTADWYLRDRVWKRLGARALRIGTAAGAVAGAALPLLDLTGALSGAAGWGYLSLLLGAACMAFDRYFGLTSGWIRNLATAQAVQRRLQVLQFDWASECVREVLGPTEGTASEAAERCLGVLRRFSEDITELVRTETADWMVEFRAGPAPMGMQALSSGSGGVGRTDQGASPGRFPLQTMARPNMPRQRPPESPR
- a CDS encoding YbaB/EbfC family nucleoid-associated protein: MIPGGGQPNMQQLLQQAQKMQQDLAAAQEELARTEVDGQAGGGLVKATVTGSGELRALVIDPKAVDPEDTETLADLVVAAVQAANENAQQLQQQKLGPLAQGLGGMPGLPF
- a CDS encoding aspartate kinase translates to MGLVVQKYGGSSVADAEGIKRVAKRIVDAKKNGNQVVVVVSAMGDTTDELIDLAEQVSPIPAGREFDMLLTAGERISMALLAMAIKNLGHEAQSFTGSQAGVITDSVHNKARIIDVTPGRIRTALDEGNIAIVAGFQGVSQDKKDITTLGRGGSDTTAVALAAALDAEVCEIYTDVDGVFTADPRVVKKAKKIDWISFEDMLELAASGSKVLLHRCVEYARRYNIPIHVRSSFSGLRGTWVSNEPQGDQKVEHAIISGVAHDVSEAKITVVGVPDKPGEAAAIFRTIANAEVNIDMVVQNVSAAATGLTDISFTLPKAEGRKAIDALERNRATIGFESLRYDDQIAKISLVGAGMKTNPGVTAGFFEALSDAGVNIELISTSEIRISVVTRADDVNEAVRAVHTAFGLDSDSDEAVVYGGTGR